One Elaeis guineensis isolate ETL-2024a chromosome 10, EG11, whole genome shotgun sequence genomic window carries:
- the LOC140852185 gene encoding F-box protein At5g49610-like gives MDMESRNEKSQNNGGGGGGGEVAKRCRVPYDLIHFDILPRLSFKSLSRFKNVCKAWHDLISNDPFFALEQSRGTSPTSSGFAYLGRRGLEFLSSPNTPVGVPDPSLSFLGSHHIRLVASTNGLLCFYVFALYFNFLCVLNPATQEYGPIPQSRRCRYGVGLAFDPSTSPTHYALVYPKRDHVAGAVDEVVEYRFKVFSSCTGKWVQSAQKVIVSGFRWRHQTPALFCGGVLYWDCVEYLIWFDPCKDLAGWMLLPAAVSGRARHAIGSSSEGQVTCTVILEDTVEVFVMKDGNAGCSCGEESWSRRYRVSLEGMVEKNRQVFAEFCNTMRLRNRSLSERLLSRWFIQPLAFEGGDKLYLWVRARNGKRGKERVLCHDLGKGEVTLISNNVSFAPGEDRIFAYRNTMARFPNWAN, from the coding sequence ATGGACATGGAATCCAGGAACGAGAAGTCCCAGAAcaacggcggcggcggcggcggcggcgaagTAGCAAAACGCTGTCGCGTTCCATATGATCTCATTCACTTCGACATCCTCCCGCGACTCTCCTTCAAGTCCCTCTCCAGGTTCAAGAACGTCTGCAAGGCATGGCACGATCTCATCTCCAACGACCCCTTCTTCGCCCTCGAGCAGTCCCGCGGCACCTCCCCCACCTCCTCCGGCTTCGCCTACCTCGGCCGCCGGGGCCTCGAGTTCCTCTCCTCCCCCAACACCCCGGTCGGCGTCCCCGACCCCTCGCTCTCCTTCCTCGGCTCCCATCACATCAGGCTCGTCGCCTCGACCAACGGCCTCCTCTGCTTCTACGTCTTCGCTCTCTACTTCAACTTCCTCTGCGTCCTCAACCCGGCTACCCAGGAGTACGGGCCCATCCCTCAAAGCAGGCGTTGTCGTTATGGTGTCGGTCTCGCCTTCGACCCCTCAACCTCACCGACTCATTATGCCTTGGTCTACCCCAAGCGAGATCACGTCGCGGGAGCCGTCGATGAAGTAGTCGAGTACCGGTTCAAGGTCTTCTCTTCTTGTACCGGCAAGTGGGTGCAGTCTGCCCAGAAGGTCATCGTCAGTGGCTTCCGGTGGCGTCATCAAACTCCAGCACTGTTCTGCGGAGGAGTCTTGTACTGGGACTGCGTCGAGTATTTAATATGGTTCGACCCATGCAAGGACCTCGCAGGCTGGATGCTACTGCCGGCAGCGGTATCGGGACGAGCTCGGCATGCTATCGGGTCATCATCGGAGGGTCAAGTGACCTGCACGGTTATATTGGAGGACACGGTGGAGGTATTCGTGATGAAGGATGGGAACGCTGGCTGCAGCTGCGGCGAGGAGTCCTGGTCGAGAAGATATCGAGTCAGCTTGGAAGGGATGGTCGAAAAGAATCGGCAAGTCTTCGCGGAGTTCTGCAACACGATGAGACTGAGGAACAGGAGCTTGTCAGAGCGGCTGCTCTCCCGGTGGTTCATACAGCCATTGGCATTCGAGGGAGGAGACAAGCTTTATCTGTGGGTGAGGGCCAGGAATGGAAAAAGGGGGAAGGAGAGAGTGCTGTGCCATGACTTGGGTAAAGGAGAGGTGACGCTGATCAGCAACAATGTAAGCTTCGCGCCTGGGGAAGATCGAATCTTCGCCTATCGCAATACCATGGCTAGATTTCCAAATTGGGCCAACTAG
- the LOC105052808 gene encoding CST complex subunit STN1-like, translating into MDPIQLAHVKLLTSDLLCLTVWPSNPPCSTWKGRPTSRAETVGVVVSRECKDKFLRFLVDDGSGCIPCILWLNHYYLISHGGSSNLDLMADMILKQSEIVQLGKLVRVRGMLQITVRDVVVERDPNAEVLHWLDCIRLAKQCYDLLPAVTLPGSVRNSPQDGYDQESQEWGLLFQPKRSLSYFFFILMQSLLRDTPSPGARPPTPHGNPNDPSF; encoded by the exons ATGGATCCAATCCAACTCGCTCATGTCAAGCTTTTGACATCTGATCTTCTCTGCTTAACTGTCTGGCCCTCCAACCCTCCCTGCAGCACCTGGAAGGGCAGGCCTACATCTCGCGCTGAAACTGTAGGCGTTGTGGTGAGCCGTGAGTGCAAGGACAAATTTCTGAGGTTCCTGGTGGACGATGGGAGCGGATGCATCCCCTGTATCCTCTGGCTCAACCACTACTACCTCATTTCCCATGGTGGTTCATCTAATCTTGATCTTATGGCTGACATGATACTGAAGCAATCTGAGATAGTTCAGCTGGGGAAGCTAGTTAGAGTTAGGGGAATGCTACAGATTACAGTGAGAGATGTGGTGGTGGAGAGGGATCCCAATGCAGAGGTGTTACACTGGTTGGATTGCATTAGGTTAGCCAAACAGTGCTATGACTTGCTACCTGCTGTTACTCTTCCTGGATCTGTTCGAAACTCACCTCAAGATGGCTATGATC AGGAATCTCAAGAATGGGGCTTGTTATTTCAACCCAAAAGGTCCCTTTCCtatttcttcttcattctcatgcAATCTCTGTTGAG GGATACCCCTTCACCAGGCGCCCGTCCACCCACTCCCCATGGTAATCCCAATGACCCTTCCTTCTGA